From the genome of Nasonia vitripennis strain AsymCx chromosome 1, Nvit_psr_1.1, whole genome shotgun sequence, one region includes:
- the LOC100123816 gene encoding leucine-zipper-like transcriptional regulator 1: MDNIAATECLTLDFGPFETVHRWQRMPECCEFVGARRSKHTVVAYKDAIYVFGGDNGKQMLNDLLRFDVKEKAWVRAFATGTPPAPRYHHSAVINGSSMFVFGGYTGDIHSNSNLTNKNDLFEYRFPNGQWTEWKFFGKTPVARSAHGAAVYDNKLWIFAGYDGNARLNDMWTISLLPGDQKIWEKVVQSGDCPPTCCNFPVAVARESMFVFSGQSGAKITNSLFQFHFRERRWTRISTEHILRGAPPPPARRYGHTMVSFDRHLYVFGGTADSTLPNDLHCYDLDTQTWHIVTPSSDSEIPSGRLFHAAAVIGDAMFIFGGTVDNNVRSGETYRFQFSSYPKCTLHDDFGRLLNSRQFCDVEFIVGEDDTKIPAHIAMVAARSKFLRQRIRQAKEKRQEYLEEVYGGEEIPVKDLPILEVKLKDAVPEAFDMVLNYIYTDRIDPTKKIEDPLSNRIVLLMMDVYRLAVQFNMKRLEQLCVHYLEATINHANVLEALHNAAMLKLYFIKELCLSFVVKDSNYNQIVMSQEFESLDQPLMVEVIRRKQMPQAKNFFKQYDLGTDMGTTLEQDMEAFLKGIGQEFCDITLLLDGVPIPSHKAVLAARCSYFEGLFRSFMPESNTVNIQIGEMIPSSESFGSLLRYIYYADVSMPPEDSLYLFTVPVFYGFTNNRLQAFCKQNLEMNVTFENVIQILEAADRMQAVDIKKYALNLIVHHIGKVVRLPRLKQLTRELLLDIIEAMADERSEARTCQDMSNHC; encoded by the exons ATGGATAACATCGCAGCGACCGAGTGTTTGACCCTGGATTTCGGGCCCTTCGAGACTGTGCACCGATGGCAGCGTATGCCTGAATGCTGTGAATTCGTTGGAGCCAG GCGAAGTAAGCACACAGTAGTAGCTTATAAAGATGCAATCTACGTCTTTGGAGGAGACAATGGCAAGCAGATGCTGAATGACTTGCTGCGATTCGATGTGAAAGAAAAAGCTTGGGTGAGAGCATTCGCTACTGGGACCCCACCAGCTCCTAGGTATCATCACTCCGCTGTTATCAATGGCTCTTCTATGTTTGTGTTTGGTGGCTACACAGGAGACATTCACTCCAACTCCAATTTGACCAACAAAAATGATTTGTTTGAGTATCGCTTCCCAAATGGACAGTGGACTGAATGGAAGTTCTTTGGAAA AACACCAGTTGCCAGATCTGCTCATGGAGCTGCTGTTTACGACAACAAATTATGGATATTTGCTGGTTATGATGGAAATGCTCGTTTGAATGACATGTGGACTATATCATTACTT CCTGGGGATCAAAAAATTTGGGAAAAGGTAGTTCAGTCAGGAGATTGTCCACCTACGTGCTGCAATTTTCCTGTAGCAGTAGCTCGGGAATCTATGTTTGTATTCAGTGGACAGAGTGGTGCCAAAATTACCAACAGTTTATTTCAATTTCACTTTCGAGAAAGGAG atGGACAAGAATTTCTACTGAACATATATTACGTGGTGCGCCGCCTCCACCGGCACGTCGCTATGGTCATACAATGGTCAGCTTTGATCGGCATCTTTACGTTTTCGGTGGTACTGCAGATTCTACTCTACCTAATGATCTTCACTGTTATGATCTTGACACTCAAACATGGCATATTGTCACTCCATCTTCTGATAGCGAG aTTCCATCGGGACGTCTTTTTCATGCAGCAGCTGTCATTGGCGACGCAATGTTCATTTTCGGTGGTACAGTCGACAACAACGTGAGGTCGGGCGAAACGTATCGATTCCAATTTTCTTCTTATCCTAAATGTACCCTACACGACGACTTCGGTCGTCTGTTGAATTCCCGTCAGTTTTGTGACGTCGAGTTTATCGTGGGCGAGGACGACACAAAGATCCCGGCTCATATAGCAATGGTTGCAGCTCGATCAAAGTTTTTAAGGCAGAGGATTAGACAGGCTAAGGAAAAGCGACAGGAATACCTAGAGGAAGTTTATGGTGGTGAAGAGATTCCAGTCAAAGACCTTCCAATACTTGAAGTGAAACTAAAGGATGCAGTGCCAGAGGCATTTGACATGGTTTTAAACTACATTTACACTGACCGTATCGATCCAACGAAGAAGATCGAAGATCCATTGAGCAACAGAATAGTTTTGCTTATGATGGATGTATATCGTTTGGCTGTGCAATTCAACATGAAACGCTTAGAACAGCTTTGTGTTCACTACCTTGAAGCTACAATAAATCATGCTAATGTTTTAGAAGCACTGCATAATGCTGCAATgcttaaattatattttattaaggAGCTTTGCTTGAGTTTTGTTGTAAAAGACAGCAATTACAATCAAATAGTCATGAGTCAGGAATTTGAGTCTCTGGATCAGCCATTGATGGTTGAAGTTATCAGAAGAAAACAGATGCCGCAAGCTAAAAATTTCTTCAAGCAGTATGATTTAGGAACTGATATGG GAACAACACTCGAGCAAGACATGGAGGCATTTTTAAAAGGCATAGGGCAAGAATTTTGTGATATTACTCTATTACTTGATGGAGTGCCAATACCTTCGCATAAAGCAGTATTGGCAGCTCGTTGCAGTTACTTTGAGGGATTATTCAGATCGTTCATGCCCGAAAGTAACACGGTTAAT ATACAAATTGGCGAAATGATTCCATCATCAGAATCATTCGGGTCACTATTGCGATACATATATTACGCCGATGTTTCCATGCCTCCAGAGGATTCTCTATACCTCTTTACGGTCCCAGTTTTCTACGGATTTACAAATAATCGTCTACAGGCTTTTTGTAAGCAGAATCTCGAAATGAATGTAACATTTGAAAATGTGATACAGATCTTGGAAGCAGCAGATCGAATGCAAGCCGtcgatataaaaaaatacgccTTGAATCTCATCGTTCATCATATTGGAAAA GTTGTACGATTGCCAAGACTGAAACAGCTGACTCGTGAACTTTTGCTAGACATCATAGAAGCCATGGCAGACGAGCGCAGCGAAGCGCGAACTTGTCAGGATATGTCGAATCACTGCTGA
- the LOC100679684 gene encoding uncharacterized protein LOC100679684 — MNVLIIVIFYGFNSCFGSNGFIWDKEQKNFVPIFSINQFKLFHDKILNKSRQNEVHNFGGQELHFTYFEDPDYFEFYDNDTKATGISGDVWTILSRYLNFTMVLKKTYDRELGTKLRPDENFTGLLGMLERKEYTIIPKMEAYLARLEAVDFSFTFYKDHYRFFIKPSYQFNTFWMLDLFSWKIWCLIVIFYLLLSIIGILSHKLNAQNYPHNVIRSSIDYLFYSFGALCNQGDVLYLFQKNFQILSFSMSMFSWFLITSFSSQLIIYMTRTILIPPFDDFETLMDESDYTILAEKHSIVHLGFTKNYRPIYTRINKAGRIKFYSNFKHMWNLACSENKQYTVLQSQYLKLDENLSCKLDPVGKEYFKTWIVGGIVKNFAYKRSINIGILRLHEYGIIKRLKTRWLELKHLPNTASYYSPITLDQVSLLFSMYLFGFLTTILVIIIEKIIYFRNIKSK, encoded by the exons ATGAATGTATTAATTATTGTCATTTTTTACGGGTTTAATAGTTGTTTTGGAAGTAATGGTTTCATATGGGATAAAGAACAGAAAAACTTTGTGCCTATTTTTAGCATTAATCAGTTTAAACTTTTTcatgataaaatattaaacaaaagTCGACAAAATGAAGTGCACAATTTTGGTGGACAAGAATTACATTTCACATATTTTGAA gATCCTGACTATTTTGAGTTTTATGATAATGACACAAAAGCAACGGGAATTAGCGGTGATGTCTGGACAATACTATCTAGATATTTAAATTTCAC AATGGTTTTAAAAAAGACATATGATCGAGAGTTAGGAACAAAACTTAGGCcagatgaaaattttacagGATTATTGGGTATGTtagaaagaaaagaatataCCATAATACCCAAAATGGAAGCTTACTTGGCTCGTCTAGAAGCAGTTGATTTCagttttactttttataaagATCA TTATAGGTTCTTTATTAAACCTTCTTATCAGTTCAACACTTTTTGGATGCTCGATCTGTTTTCTTGGAAAATATGGTGTCTTATTGTCATCTTTTATTTGCTGCTCAGTATCATAGGTATATTGTCACATAAGTTAAACGCCCAAAACTATCCACATAACGTAATACGCTCATCAATAGATTATTTATTCTATAGTTTCGGTGCACTTTGTAACCAAG gtgacgtgctttatttatttcaaaaaaattttcaaattctgTCGTTTAGTATGAGTATGTTTTCCTGGTTTTTGATAACATCCTTTAGTTCGCAACTCATTATTTATATGACACGAACTATTCTAATTCCACCATTTGATGATTTTGAAACACTAATGGATGAATCTGATTACACTATTTTAGCAGAAAAACACTCAATCGTGCACCTGGGTTTCACG AAAAATTATAGGCCAATCTACACGCGTATTAACAAAGCAGGtcgaattaaattttattctaaTTTTAAACATATGTGGAATTTAGCTTGTTCAGAAAATAAGCAGTACACTGTATTACAAAGTCAGTACCTAAAGTTGGATGAAAATTTAAGTTGTAAGCTTGACCCAGTAGGCAAAGAGTACTTTAAAACTTGGATTGTTGGCGGAATTGTCAAAAATTTTGCATACAAAAGATCTATTAATATAGg aattttaaGATTACATGAATACGGCATAATTAAACGCTTAAAAACTAGATGGTTAGAATTAAAACATCTACCAAATACTGCATCATATTATTCACCAATAACCTTAGATCAAGTTTCTTTACTTTTTAGCATGTATCTTTTTGGTTTTCTTACAACCATTTTGgttataataatagaaaaaataatatatttcagaaatataaaatccaaataa
- the LOC107980910 gene encoding glutamate receptor ionotropic, NMDA 1 has product MLLSLMLVFNAPEISNAIEGVIWNKGNERFIPIFSVSSFLSEKNERTRMIRDLENHNFQRARITVAYYQERNVVSFDDNDTEISGVCGDLWTILSDYLNFTLVPVRLEDKRFGTKLKNGSFEGLLGMIEQNKALVIPRTGVFINRLSLLDYTLPLWTVRYYLYIRPEWKHDEAWIFHLFTVKLWYSILLSFLVICIVGYLYEKYTNLKGIRVQHQTNFQDHLLYMVALASSRGGIPSHYYCRSKIVYITTTMFSWFILIAFSSNAIFLMMNKKYILPFTGLRSLIQKSKYEVIAFSGSMVHEAFDKLVSRYYKRTSDATRVSYTSSTFELYQKVCFSNSIKFAAFDSEDLHKANGKYFCRLVHTEHPYFETWIASAVKRGFRYKRSFDNGILKLAETGILDGLKDRWMNWKLTENEDKPFQSIDISQVYMIFAILFVGFTLSILLLLIEYVIFFRYKICRTCIKKYPFKMEVKKNEKKKITFMLK; this is encoded by the exons ATGCTTTTGTCTCTGATGCTCGTTTTTAACGCTCCGGAAATTTCCAACGCGATCGAAGGCGTCATTTGGAATAAGGGAAATGAACGCTTTATACCGATTTTCAGTGTTTCGTCTTTTTTGAGCGAGAAAAATGAACGAACCAGGATGATTCGAGATTTGGAGAATCACAATTTTCAAAGGGCTAGAATCACCGTGGCATATTATCAA GAAAGAAATGTAGTGAGCTTCGACGACAATGACACTGAAATAAGTGGCGTATGCGGTGATCTTTGGACGATTCTGTCGGATTATCTGAATTTTAC ATTGGTTCCGGTAAGGCTGGAAGACAAACGTTTCGGTACGAAGTTGAAAAACggtagttttgagggattgtTAGGAATGATCGAACAAAACAAAGCTCTTGTTATTCCCAGAACTGGTGTGTTCATAAATAGACTGTCACTACTGGATTATACTCTGCCATTGTGGACAGTTCG atattatttatacataagACCCGAGTGGAAGCATGATGAAGCATGGATATTCCATTTATTCACTGTAAAACTTTGGTACTCGATACTTCTATCGTTTTTAGTGATATGCATCGTAGGGTACCTATacgaaaaatatacaaatctCAAGGGAATTCGTGTACAGCATCAAACTAACTTTCAAGATCATCTTCTTTACATGGTTGCTCTTGCTTCTTCTCGAG GAGGTATTCCCAGTCATTATTACTGCAGATCAAAAATTGTGTATATCACCACAACCATGTTCTCTTGGTTTATCCTCATTGCTTTCAGCTCCAACGCTATATTCCTCATgatgaacaaaaaatatattcttcCATTCACTGGTTTAAGAAGCTTGATTCAGAAAAGCAAATACGAGGTCATTGCCTTCAGTGGTTCAATGGTTCACGAGGCCTTTGAT AAGCTAGTGTCCAGATATTACAAACGTACTAGCGACGCAACTCGAGTTTCGTATACATCTAGCACTTTCGAACTGTACCAAAaagtctgcttctcaaacagCATAAAGTTTGCTGCCTTTGACTCCGAAGATCTACACAAGGCAAACGGAAAATACTTTTGCAGACTAGTACATACTGAGCATCCTTACTTCGAAACTTGGATCGCGTCTGCAGTCAAACGAGGATTTCGATACAAACGCAGTTTCGATAACGg aattttaaagCTAGCAGAAACAGGCATTTTGGACGGACTGAAAGATCGATGGATGAATTGGAAATTAACGGAAAATGAAGACAAACCTTTTCAGTCGATTGATATCAGTCAAGTATATATGATATTTGCTATATTGTTCGTCGGGTTTACTCTgtctattttattattattgattgaATATGTAATATTTTTTCGATACAAAATATGTCGTACATGCATCAAAAAATATCCCTTCAAAATGGAggtgaaaaaaaatgagaaaaagaaaataacatTTATGTTAAAATGA